Proteins encoded together in one Etheostoma cragini isolate CJK2018 chromosome 11, CSU_Ecrag_1.0, whole genome shotgun sequence window:
- the gcgb gene encoding glucagon b, with protein MKSAHSLAGVLLLIVIQSSWQMPDQDTDRNPILLAENSMMAEPIELPNMKRHSEGTFSNDYSKYLETRRAQDFVQWLKNSKRNGSLFRRHADGTYTSDVSSYLQDLAAKEFVSWLKTGRGRRE; from the exons ATGAAAAGCGCTCACTCTTTGGCTGGAGTCCTGCTCCTCATCGTGATCCAAAGCAGCTGGCAGATGCCTGACCAGGACACAGACCGAAACCCCAT TTTATTGGCGGAAAACTCCATGATGGCCGAACCCATTGAGCTCCCAAACATGAAGAGACATTCAGAGGGAACATTTTCCAACGACTATAGCAAATATCTGGAGACGAGAAGAGCACAAGACTTTGTCCAGTGGTTAAAGAACTCAAAAAGGAACGG GAGCCTATTTAGACGCCATGCAGACGGCACCTACACCAGTGACGTGAGCTCCTACCTGCAGGACCTGGCAGCCAAGGAGTTTGTGTCCTGGCTGAAGACTGGCCGAGGCAGAAGAGAGTAA